From the Priestia koreensis genome, one window contains:
- the rnz gene encoding ribonuclease Z yields the protein MDLLFLGTGAGVPAKHRNVTAVALQMLQERGATWLFDCGEATQHQILHTSIRPRRIEKIFITHLHGDHIYGLPGLLGSRSFQGGETPLTVYGPKGLKEFIEVTLSVSQTHLQYPLDIVEIEEGVIFSDHQFQVECLRLEHGIPSYGFRIVERDLPGELLVEKLKNDQIPPGPLYQRLKNGETVTLPDGRVVNGNDYVGEPKKGKIVTILGDTRVCENSLKLAKDADVFVHESTFSGEEAEMAYSYFHSTATQAARIAKDAGVKKLILTHISSRYQKNEADLLAQQARSIFPCTELADDFKQFFIER from the coding sequence ATGGATTTATTATTTTTAGGAACCGGAGCAGGCGTTCCTGCCAAGCATCGAAACGTAACTGCAGTAGCTCTACAGATGTTGCAGGAAAGAGGAGCGACTTGGTTATTTGATTGTGGGGAAGCAACTCAACATCAAATTTTACATACATCGATTCGACCGAGACGAATTGAAAAAATTTTTATTACCCACCTTCACGGTGATCACATTTACGGATTGCCAGGACTTTTAGGAAGTCGCTCATTTCAAGGCGGAGAAACACCGCTTACGGTCTATGGGCCAAAGGGATTGAAGGAATTCATTGAAGTGACGCTATCGGTTAGCCAAACGCATTTGCAATATCCTCTTGATATCGTAGAAATCGAGGAAGGCGTGATTTTTTCTGATCATCAATTTCAGGTAGAGTGCCTCCGTTTAGAACACGGCATTCCTTCATACGGATTTCGAATTGTCGAGCGTGATTTGCCAGGCGAACTGTTAGTAGAAAAGCTGAAGAATGATCAGATTCCGCCAGGGCCCCTTTATCAACGTTTAAAAAACGGGGAGACGGTAACATTACCCGATGGACGAGTGGTTAACGGAAACGATTATGTAGGGGAGCCGAAGAAGGGGAAAATCGTTACGATTTTAGGAGATACGAGAGTATGCGAGAATAGCTTAAAGCTTGCAAAGGATGCCGATGTTTTCGTTCACGAATCGACCTTTTCTGGAGAAGAAGCAGAAATGGCCTATAGCTATTTTCATTCCACTGCGACCCAGGCAGCTCGTATCGCAAAGGACGCAGGGGTGAAAAAGCTTATTTTAACGCACATTAGTTCACGCTATCAAAAAAATGAAGCAGATCTATTAGCACAGCAGGCAAGAAGTATTTTTCCTTGTACCGAGCTTGCGGATGATTTTAAGCAATTTTTCATAGAACGATAA
- a CDS encoding aspartate aminotransferase family protein, translating into MKINQEEALLAKDEKYLWHAMRPYSPDSTMVVEKASGAWITDHEGKKYLDGMAGLWCVNVGYGRTELAEAAYEQLKKLAYFPLTQSHEPAIKLAEKLNEWLEDDYVIFFSNSGSEANETAFKIARQYHQMKGDHQRYKIVSRYRSYHGNTLGSLAATGQAQRKYRYEPLAPGFVHVSPPDTYRFPEADTTPPQELQSVQQVDRTMTWELSETIAAFIMEPIITGGGILTPPQGYMKGVKEVCEKHGALLIADEVICGFGRTGEPFGFMNYGVKPDIITMAKGITSAYLPLSATAVKREVYEAFKGSEEYDYFRHVNTFGGSPASCALALKNLEIMENEQLFSRSKQLGAQLLKQFQDALNDHPLVGDVRGKGLLLGIELVKDKQTKEPLEVEKLNAVIASCKRDGLIIGKNGATVAGHNNVLTLSPPLNIAEEDLQFMYETVVKAVENLK; encoded by the coding sequence ATGAAGATCAATCAAGAGGAAGCATTGCTAGCAAAAGATGAAAAATATCTCTGGCATGCGATGAGACCATATAGCCCAGATTCTACAATGGTTGTGGAAAAGGCATCCGGTGCCTGGATAACGGACCATGAAGGAAAAAAATACTTAGATGGCATGGCCGGTCTTTGGTGTGTGAATGTTGGTTACGGACGTACGGAGCTTGCTGAGGCGGCCTATGAACAGCTTAAAAAGCTAGCCTATTTTCCACTCACCCAATCTCATGAGCCAGCGATCAAGCTTGCAGAAAAGCTGAACGAATGGCTTGAGGACGACTATGTTATTTTCTTCTCCAATAGCGGATCAGAGGCGAACGAAACAGCCTTTAAAATTGCTCGTCAATATCATCAGATGAAGGGCGATCATCAGCGCTATAAAATTGTTTCGCGCTACCGTTCTTATCACGGAAACACCTTAGGCTCTCTTGCTGCAACGGGGCAAGCACAGCGCAAATATCGTTATGAGCCGTTAGCACCTGGATTTGTTCACGTGTCGCCTCCTGATACGTATCGATTCCCTGAAGCTGACACAACGCCACCGCAGGAATTGCAGTCCGTTCAGCAGGTAGATCGAACAATGACATGGGAATTGAGTGAAACCATTGCCGCGTTTATTATGGAGCCGATTATTACCGGGGGCGGCATTTTAACACCGCCACAGGGATATATGAAAGGTGTTAAAGAAGTATGTGAAAAGCACGGTGCCCTTCTGATCGCGGATGAGGTTATTTGTGGATTCGGACGCACTGGAGAGCCGTTTGGATTTATGAACTATGGTGTGAAGCCTGATATTATTACGATGGCAAAAGGGATTACGAGCGCTTATTTGCCGCTATCAGCAACCGCTGTGAAGCGAGAAGTATATGAAGCGTTTAAAGGATCAGAGGAATACGACTACTTCCGCCACGTGAATACGTTCGGAGGAAGTCCGGCGTCATGTGCGCTTGCGCTAAAAAACCTTGAAATTATGGAGAATGAACAGCTTTTTTCTCGCTCAAAGCAGTTAGGAGCACAGCTCTTAAAGCAATTTCAGGACGCGTTGAATGATCATCCGCTTGTCGGGGATGTTCGCGGAAAAGGGCTGCTGTTAGGAATTGAGCTCGTAAAAGATAAACAAACAAAAGAGCCGCTTGAAGTGGAAAAGCTAAATGCCGTCATTGCTTCTTGTAAACGAGATGGTCTAATCATCGGGAAAAACGGCGCCACAGTAGCAGGTCATAATAATGTCTTAACGTTATCACCACCTCTCAACATTGCGGAAGAAGATTTGCAGTTCATGTATGAAACGGTTGTAAAAGCAGTAGAAAATCTTAAATAA
- a CDS encoding CoA-acylating methylmalonate-semialdehyde dehydrogenase: protein MATVDQQTTVLKNYINGEWIESTSSQTQEVINPADRSVLALVPISTKEDVEQAVASAKEAFKTWRTTPSPKRARVMFEFHHLLTKEHQKLAQLIVQENGKAFKEAYGEVQRGIECVEFAAGAPTLLMGESLNNIAEEIDSEMYRYPVGVVGGITPFNFPMMVPLWMFPLAVACGNTFVLKPSERTPLLANRLAELFTQAGAPNGVLNVIHGAHDVVNGLLQHQDVKAISFVGSQPVAKYVYEEAASKGKRVQALSGAKNHHIVMPDCNLDHAVQHVLSSAYGSAGQRCMACSAVVLVGDVGDTFVQKLKQKADELTIGDGMDDEVLLTAVIREQHRAKAVQYIEKGIEEGAVLVRDGRPEMEQLSDGNFLGATVFDHVEPHMTIAKEEIFAPVLSLLRAENLDQALEYIEKSPFGNGATIYTKDAKAIRQFREEADAGMLGVNVGVPATMAFFPFSGWKNSFYGDLHVNGKDGLNFYTRKKMITTRFDF, encoded by the coding sequence ATGGCAACGGTCGATCAACAAACGACAGTATTAAAAAATTATATTAACGGTGAGTGGATAGAATCAACGAGTAGCCAAACGCAAGAAGTCATTAATCCTGCTGATCGAAGCGTGTTAGCGCTTGTGCCCATTTCTACGAAAGAGGATGTTGAACAAGCAGTAGCGTCTGCGAAAGAAGCATTTAAAACGTGGCGCACAACGCCATCTCCTAAACGAGCGCGCGTTATGTTTGAGTTTCATCATTTGCTTACAAAGGAACATCAAAAGCTTGCACAGCTAATTGTCCAGGAAAACGGAAAAGCCTTTAAAGAGGCTTATGGTGAAGTGCAGCGTGGGATTGAATGCGTTGAATTTGCAGCAGGTGCCCCGACGCTGTTAATGGGGGAGTCGCTGAATAATATTGCAGAAGAAATCGATTCAGAAATGTATCGCTACCCTGTCGGTGTTGTAGGGGGCATCACGCCGTTTAATTTCCCAATGATGGTGCCACTCTGGATGTTCCCGTTAGCGGTTGCATGTGGAAATACGTTTGTTTTAAAGCCGTCTGAACGAACACCACTGCTAGCAAATCGCTTAGCTGAATTATTTACGCAAGCAGGAGCTCCAAACGGCGTATTGAACGTGATACACGGTGCACATGATGTTGTAAATGGCCTTCTTCAGCATCAAGATGTGAAAGCGATTTCTTTTGTCGGCTCACAGCCTGTTGCCAAATACGTGTACGAAGAAGCTGCTTCAAAAGGCAAACGCGTTCAGGCGCTCTCAGGTGCTAAAAATCATCATATCGTCATGCCAGACTGTAACCTTGATCACGCTGTTCAGCACGTTCTCTCCTCCGCTTATGGCAGTGCAGGTCAGCGTTGTATGGCATGTAGTGCGGTCGTATTGGTTGGAGATGTAGGCGATACGTTTGTTCAAAAGCTAAAGCAAAAGGCAGATGAACTAACGATTGGAGACGGAATGGATGATGAGGTACTGCTAACGGCAGTGATTCGCGAACAGCATCGTGCGAAAGCCGTTCAATATATTGAAAAAGGAATTGAAGAAGGAGCGGTGCTCGTAAGGGATGGTCGCCCTGAGATGGAGCAGCTGTCAGACGGAAACTTCCTCGGAGCAACGGTGTTTGACCACGTAGAGCCGCACATGACAATCGCGAAAGAAGAAATCTTTGCACCCGTATTAAGTTTGCTGAGAGCAGAGAATTTAGATCAAGCGCTCGAATATATTGAAAAGTCACCGTTTGGAAATGGGGCAACGATTTACACAAAAGATGCCAAAGCAATTCGTCAGTTCCGTGAAGAGGCTGATGCTGGAATGCTTGGTGTAAACGTAGGAGTACCTGCAACGATGGCGTTCTTCCCATTTTCGGGATGGAAAAATTCGTTTTACGGCGATTTGCATGTAAATGGAAAAGACGGACTTAATTTTTATACGCGTAAAAAAATGATCACAACACGCTTCGATTTCTAA
- a CDS encoding PucR family transcriptional regulator, protein MLQRKHFSCSEVVAGGNGLHRFIKWVHVMEVTEVKSLLRGHELILSTGIGWGGNLDHLRYFVQQLIDIDAAGLCIELGPYMPDIPDEIKGMADAYGFPIIVFHKEVPFIEITQDLHALLVNQHYETISKLENYSQNLQKLMLDVHDVEPILDFLHQHTNVQVVMKLHSGAIYCAPDLPFLSKQNLLRTLDEKDDHPSVIQQSIQVLQKEHARLYVIFPSARYRSELELLLLDRTAVALAQQFLRELYVTEKKQVHETEWMRRWLEQDLTKEDIYYYIGESSSKSKIKGVTIAVCTYEYASEQQDLDLVYLQLLLRNTFEQQGFRLFITVYKNQAVCILLNQREGKTLKKRIMDGFMRFLSNDYKRIPKLAVESIGVGQHVEKLEDIHKSYETAIETLRIQQQLCSEECIHFYEELHMYRIISLVQQHRDLRDVIMEYLAPVLEYDQQFNTKLLDTLKVYLACNGSKKETAKQLFVVRQTLYHRIEKLERLLGSDFMESEKRMAIEFMLKAYDYLFGQRTSEKISYEL, encoded by the coding sequence GTGCTCCAAAGAAAACATTTTTCCTGTAGTGAAGTTGTTGCAGGGGGAAATGGACTCCATCGGTTCATAAAATGGGTGCATGTCATGGAGGTTACGGAAGTGAAAAGTCTTCTGCGTGGTCATGAGCTTATTTTATCAACAGGCATTGGATGGGGTGGAAACCTTGACCATCTTCGCTATTTTGTACAGCAGCTCATTGATATTGATGCGGCAGGTCTTTGTATTGAACTTGGCCCTTATATGCCTGACATTCCAGACGAAATTAAAGGAATGGCTGATGCCTATGGTTTTCCTATTATTGTTTTTCACAAAGAAGTTCCGTTTATTGAAATTACTCAAGACTTACATGCGCTTCTCGTCAATCAACATTACGAAACGATCTCCAAATTAGAAAACTACTCGCAAAATTTGCAAAAGTTAATGCTAGACGTCCATGATGTCGAGCCAATTCTAGACTTTCTTCATCAGCATACGAATGTGCAAGTTGTGATGAAGCTTCACAGTGGGGCCATTTACTGTGCTCCTGATCTGCCTTTTTTATCGAAACAAAATTTGCTTCGCACCCTAGATGAAAAGGACGATCATCCTTCCGTTATTCAACAATCAATACAAGTGTTACAAAAAGAACATGCGCGTTTGTATGTCATTTTTCCTTCTGCTCGTTATCGAAGTGAGCTAGAGCTATTATTGCTAGACCGAACAGCCGTTGCGCTTGCACAGCAGTTTTTACGTGAGTTGTACGTCACAGAAAAAAAGCAGGTACATGAAACGGAGTGGATGAGGCGCTGGTTAGAGCAAGACTTGACCAAAGAAGATATTTACTACTATATCGGTGAATCGTCTAGTAAAAGTAAGATTAAGGGAGTAACCATTGCGGTTTGTACATACGAATATGCGTCTGAACAACAGGATTTGGATCTCGTTTACCTTCAGCTTCTGCTCCGAAATACGTTTGAACAGCAAGGGTTTCGTCTCTTTATTACGGTGTATAAAAACCAGGCCGTCTGTATTCTCTTAAATCAACGTGAGGGTAAGACATTGAAAAAACGTATCATGGATGGATTTATGCGCTTTTTATCTAATGACTATAAGCGAATTCCTAAGTTAGCCGTAGAATCCATTGGTGTGGGTCAACATGTGGAAAAACTAGAAGATATTCATAAAAGCTATGAAACAGCTATTGAAACGCTCCGAATTCAGCAGCAGTTATGTAGCGAGGAGTGTATTCATTTTTATGAGGAGCTCCACATGTATCGCATTATTTCACTCGTTCAACAGCATCGTGACTTACGAGACGTCATTATGGAGTACTTAGCTCCAGTTTTGGAATACGATCAGCAGTTTAATACAAAGCTATTGGATACACTAAAAGTCTATTTGGCTTGCAACGGCTCGAAAAAAGAGACGGCTAAACAGCTATTCGTCGTGAGGCAAACGCTCTATCATCGTATTGAAAAGCTAGAGAGATTGCTAGGATCTGATTTTATGGAATCGGAAAAACGCATGGCGATTGAGTTCATGTTAAAAGCCTATGATTATTTGTTTGGACAGCGAACATCAGAAAAAATCTCCTATGAGCTCTAG
- the hydA gene encoding dihydropyrimidinase, with amino-acid sequence MKKLIKNGVIVTATDTYEADVLIDHQVIMAIGHNLDEADCEIVDAKGCYIFPGGIDPHTHLDMPFGGTVTKDDFETGTVAAAFGGTTTIIDFCLTNKGEQLQKAIDRWHEKSSGKASIDYSFHLMVSEINNDVLAELPNVIEKEGITSFKVFMAYKNVFQSDDATLYRTLLEAKKLGALVMVHAENGDVIEYLVEQALAEGNTDPIYHALTRPPEIEGEATGRAAQLTQLADSQLYVVHVSCAQAVEKIIEARKKGANVYGETCPQYLVLDQTDLEKPNFEGAKYVWSPPLREKWHQDVLWQALKNGDLQTLGSDQCSFDFKGQKELGKDDFTKIPNGGPIIEDRFSILFSEGVVKNRISLNQFVDLTSTKAAKLFGLYPKKGTIAVGGDADLVIFDPNQERTISADTHHMAVDYNAFEGMTIKGEPVSVLSRGEFVVKEKQFVGKAGHGEYIKRAKHNEPYQLKKALPTNS; translated from the coding sequence GTGAAAAAATTGATTAAAAATGGCGTTATCGTGACCGCAACAGATACGTATGAAGCAGACGTGTTGATCGATCATCAAGTAATCATGGCGATCGGACACAATCTGGATGAAGCAGATTGTGAAATCGTTGATGCGAAAGGATGCTACATCTTCCCAGGTGGAATTGATCCACATACTCACCTAGATATGCCGTTCGGGGGTACTGTAACAAAGGATGATTTTGAGACGGGAACCGTTGCTGCAGCGTTTGGAGGAACAACGACAATCATTGATTTTTGCCTCACGAACAAGGGAGAACAGCTTCAAAAAGCGATTGATCGCTGGCACGAAAAATCTTCTGGAAAAGCGTCGATTGATTATAGCTTTCATTTGATGGTAAGTGAGATTAATAATGACGTATTGGCGGAGCTTCCAAATGTAATTGAGAAAGAGGGGATTACCTCATTTAAAGTTTTTATGGCCTATAAAAACGTCTTTCAATCGGATGACGCAACGCTGTACCGAACGCTACTAGAGGCGAAAAAGCTTGGGGCGCTCGTGATGGTTCATGCAGAAAATGGAGATGTGATTGAATATTTAGTAGAGCAGGCATTAGCAGAAGGGAACACAGACCCTATCTATCACGCGTTGACACGTCCACCTGAAATTGAAGGTGAGGCGACAGGAAGAGCTGCACAGCTAACACAGCTAGCTGACTCACAGCTTTATGTTGTGCACGTTTCCTGTGCGCAGGCAGTGGAGAAAATTATTGAAGCGCGTAAAAAAGGGGCAAATGTATACGGAGAAACGTGTCCACAATACTTAGTGCTTGATCAGACCGATTTAGAGAAGCCAAATTTTGAAGGAGCAAAATACGTTTGGTCCCCTCCTCTCCGAGAAAAATGGCATCAGGACGTATTATGGCAAGCGTTGAAAAATGGCGATCTTCAAACGCTAGGATCTGATCAATGCTCGTTTGACTTTAAGGGACAAAAAGAGTTAGGCAAAGATGACTTTACAAAAATTCCAAACGGGGGACCCATTATTGAAGACCGTTTTAGCATTTTATTCTCAGAAGGAGTGGTGAAAAATCGCATTAGCTTAAATCAATTCGTTGATTTAACGTCAACAAAAGCAGCTAAACTGTTTGGTCTTTATCCGAAAAAAGGAACGATCGCAGTTGGTGGTGATGCCGATCTCGTTATTTTTGATCCTAATCAGGAGCGAACGATCAGTGCTGATACTCATCACATGGCCGTTGACTACAACGCTTTTGAGGGAATGACGATAAAGGGTGAGCCTGTATCTGTCTTAAGCCGCGGAGAGTTTGTTGTCAAAGAAAAGCAATTTGTTGGAAAAGCGGGTCACGGTGAGTACATTAAGCGCGCGAAGCATAACGAACCTTATCAACTAAAAAAGGCATTGCCAACAAATTCATAA
- the preA gene encoding NAD-dependent dihydropyrimidine dehydrogenase subunit PreA: MADLRINLAGIESPNPFWLASAPPTNSGYQVQRAFEAGWGGAVWKTLGDPILNVSSRFAAIGFGGKKVAGFNNIELITDRPLEVNLKEIYETKKKFPNHAIIASLMVEPKQEKWHEIVKRVEDVGVDGLELNFGCPHGMAERGMGAASGQVPELVEKQTYWAKEVAKTPVIVKLTPNITDITVTAEAAVKGGADAISMINTINSLMGVDLDTWNTVPHVAGKGAHGGYCGPAVKPIALNMVAECARKPYIGVPISGIGGISTWQDAVEFILMGATGVQVCTAAMHHGFRIVEDMIDGLNYYLDEKGISSVQELVGKAVERYSDWGNLDLNYQVVARINTETCINCNKCHIACEDTSHQCIDMLHDENGKPFLRVREEDCVGCNLCSIVCPVDGAIDMIEIPSTTPMTWNERQSALATLEQNKVR; this comes from the coding sequence ATGGCAGATTTACGTATTAACCTTGCTGGTATTGAGTCACCAAATCCATTTTGGCTTGCTTCAGCACCGCCTACTAACTCAGGATATCAAGTGCAGCGCGCGTTTGAAGCAGGATGGGGAGGAGCCGTTTGGAAAACGCTCGGTGACCCTATTTTAAACGTTTCATCCCGATTTGCAGCAATTGGGTTTGGTGGAAAAAAAGTCGCTGGATTTAACAATATTGAATTGATTACCGATCGTCCGCTTGAAGTAAATCTAAAAGAAATTTATGAGACGAAAAAGAAATTCCCAAATCATGCGATTATTGCGTCACTCATGGTTGAGCCAAAGCAAGAAAAGTGGCATGAAATTGTGAAAAGGGTCGAGGACGTCGGGGTAGATGGATTAGAACTGAATTTTGGATGTCCGCACGGAATGGCTGAACGCGGAATGGGGGCCGCTTCTGGTCAAGTACCAGAATTGGTTGAAAAGCAGACGTATTGGGCAAAGGAAGTCGCTAAAACCCCTGTCATTGTAAAGCTCACCCCAAACATTACGGATATTACCGTAACAGCTGAAGCCGCTGTAAAAGGCGGTGCCGATGCGATTAGTATGATTAATACGATTAACAGCTTAATGGGCGTCGATCTTGATACATGGAACACAGTTCCACACGTTGCAGGGAAAGGGGCTCACGGTGGATACTGTGGTCCGGCAGTAAAACCAATTGCGCTTAACATGGTTGCAGAGTGTGCAAGAAAGCCATACATCGGCGTTCCGATTTCGGGTATTGGAGGAATTTCAACCTGGCAAGATGCGGTCGAATTTATACTGATGGGTGCAACGGGTGTGCAAGTATGTACTGCAGCAATGCACCACGGCTTCCGTATTGTAGAAGACATGATTGATGGATTGAATTATTACTTAGATGAAAAAGGCATTTCGAGCGTTCAAGAACTCGTTGGAAAAGCCGTTGAACGTTATTCTGATTGGGGGAACCTCGATTTAAACTATCAAGTTGTGGCGCGAATTAACACAGAAACGTGTATTAACTGTAACAAATGCCATATTGCCTGTGAAGATACGTCGCATCAGTGTATTGATATGCTTCACGATGAAAATGGAAAACCATTTTTACGCGTACGAGAAGAGGACTGTGTCGGCTGTAACTTATGTTCGATTGTCTGTCCTGTAGACGGGGCCATTGACATGATTGAAATTCCGAGTACAACGCCAATGACATGGAACGAGCGACAGTCTGCGCTTGCTACACTCGAACAAAATAAAGTGAGATAA
- a CDS encoding NAD(P)-dependent oxidoreductase → MSTHSPDEQVVAQLMRNFEEVEKGFTKQEAMEESNRCLYCYDAPCIKACPTGIDIPTFIKKIASGNLRGSATTIMSANPIGASCARVCPTEELCEGACVLNHDTKPISIGHLQRYATDWAMEKGLSLFEKGKENGKKVAVVGAGPGGLSAARELARFGYEVTMFEAEKEAGGLNTYGIVSFRLPKRISYWEVDQVQNLGVTIHTNTKVGHDVSPHDLLADYDAVVLAAGMAHVPSLNIEGEDLQGVHDAIEFVKNTKTKPLSEDLLGKKVVVVGAGNTAIDGATCAVRLGAENVKIIYRRTKDEMSAYEFEYEFAKQDGVEFRWLTAPLRIIGNEQGNVTHVECIKMILTEPGEDGRRRPVPLKGSEFLVEADAVIKAIGQERHVTLLEQFGLQHRSGVVVVDPATYQTSNPNVFACGDVVFGKGIGDAMVVTAAQQGKKTAHAIHQHLMSEHAIQS, encoded by the coding sequence ATGAGTACACATTCGCCTGACGAACAAGTAGTTGCACAATTAATGCGCAACTTTGAAGAGGTAGAAAAAGGGTTCACAAAGCAAGAGGCAATGGAAGAATCAAACCGATGTTTATACTGTTATGATGCTCCGTGTATTAAAGCATGTCCAACAGGAATTGATATCCCCACCTTTATTAAAAAAATTGCAAGCGGAAATCTTCGTGGATCTGCTACAACGATCATGAGTGCCAACCCGATTGGCGCAAGCTGTGCGAGAGTATGTCCAACAGAAGAGCTATGTGAGGGAGCGTGTGTGCTTAACCACGATACAAAGCCTATTTCGATTGGTCACCTGCAGCGTTACGCTACCGATTGGGCAATGGAAAAGGGGCTCTCTTTATTTGAGAAAGGAAAAGAAAATGGGAAGAAAGTAGCCGTAGTAGGGGCAGGACCAGGCGGCCTATCTGCAGCACGCGAATTAGCACGCTTTGGCTACGAGGTAACGATGTTTGAAGCAGAGAAGGAAGCAGGTGGGCTCAATACATATGGTATCGTCTCATTCCGTCTTCCAAAGCGCATTTCTTACTGGGAAGTGGATCAGGTTCAAAACCTAGGCGTAACCATTCATACGAACACGAAAGTCGGTCATGATGTCTCTCCACATGACCTGCTTGCTGACTATGATGCGGTTGTACTAGCAGCAGGAATGGCACACGTTCCTTCATTGAATATTGAGGGTGAGGATTTACAAGGCGTTCACGATGCGATTGAGTTTGTTAAAAACACTAAAACGAAGCCGTTAAGCGAAGATCTCCTTGGAAAGAAAGTTGTCGTCGTAGGAGCAGGTAATACAGCGATTGATGGCGCTACTTGTGCAGTACGACTCGGTGCGGAAAACGTGAAAATTATTTACAGACGGACAAAAGATGAAATGAGCGCTTACGAATTTGAATATGAATTCGCCAAGCAGGACGGGGTGGAGTTCCGTTGGCTAACAGCACCTTTACGGATTATTGGCAATGAACAAGGGAACGTAACGCACGTGGAATGTATAAAGATGATCCTTACAGAACCAGGAGAAGACGGGAGAAGGCGTCCTGTTCCTCTAAAAGGATCGGAATTTCTTGTTGAAGCAGATGCCGTTATTAAGGCGATTGGCCAGGAGCGGCACGTAACGCTACTAGAACAGTTTGGACTGCAGCATCGAAGCGGCGTCGTAGTGGTGGACCCAGCAACGTACCAAACATCAAATCCGAATGTTTTTGCTTGCGGAGACGTTGTGTTTGGAAAAGGAATTGGTGATGCAATGGTCGTAACGGCAGCGCAGCAAGGGAAGAAAACGGCTCATGCCATTCATCAACATTTAATGAGTGAACACGCAATACAATCCTAA
- a CDS encoding nitrilase-related carbon-nitrogen hydrolase: MSDQITIGLIQAKNDLSGELSVEAHKEAAIEKHIRLIKEAKNQGAQMVCLQEIFYGPYFCSEQNSKWYDAAEEIPHGPTTQRFQALAKELGVVIVLPIYEREGIATYYNTAAVIDADGSYLGKYRKQHIPHVGVGNEGYGFWEKYYFKPGNLGYPVFDTAYGKIGVYICYDRHFPEGARLLGLKGAEIVFNPSATVAGMSEYLWKLEQPAHAVANGYYVAAINRVGVEAPWNMGEFYGQSYLVDPRGSFVSMGSRDKEEVIIGVMDRKLIREVRDTWQFYRDRRPETYQEMTALLP, translated from the coding sequence ATGTCAGATCAAATTACGATTGGTCTTATTCAAGCAAAAAACGATCTATCTGGAGAATTGTCTGTAGAGGCACATAAAGAAGCGGCAATTGAAAAGCATATTCGGCTTATAAAAGAAGCGAAGAATCAAGGGGCCCAAATGGTGTGCTTACAAGAAATCTTTTACGGGCCGTATTTTTGTTCAGAACAAAACAGCAAGTGGTACGATGCTGCAGAAGAAATTCCTCATGGACCAACAACACAGCGATTTCAAGCGCTAGCAAAAGAGCTAGGTGTCGTTATTGTTTTGCCAATCTATGAGCGCGAGGGGATCGCTACGTATTACAATACGGCAGCAGTTATTGATGCAGACGGATCATACCTCGGAAAATATCGAAAGCAACATATTCCACATGTAGGTGTAGGAAATGAAGGCTACGGCTTTTGGGAGAAGTATTATTTTAAACCAGGAAACTTAGGTTATCCCGTTTTTGATACGGCATATGGAAAGATTGGCGTTTATATTTGCTACGATCGTCACTTCCCTGAAGGTGCGCGCTTACTAGGACTAAAGGGAGCAGAAATCGTCTTTAATCCATCTGCTACTGTAGCAGGTATGTCTGAGTATTTGTGGAAGCTTGAGCAGCCTGCTCATGCCGTTGCGAACGGTTATTACGTGGCGGCGATTAACCGTGTTGGAGTAGAAGCACCGTGGAATATGGGAGAGTTTTATGGACAATCCTATTTGGTTGATCCGAGAGGAAGCTTCGTATCAATGGGAAGCCGTGATAAGGAGGAAGTCATCATTGGCGTTATGGATCGCAAGCTGATTCGAGAAGTGAGAGATACGTGGCAGTTTTACCGTGATCGTCGTCCGGAAACGTATCAGGAAATGACGGCACTGTTACCGTAA